The following proteins are encoded in a genomic region of Bacillus sp. FJAT-22090:
- a CDS encoding SH3 domain-containing protein, with the protein MKKKFLATIGAVLGLSLLISINIPTSTKADSNLLLASVEWVQAQLNPIQTKVTSLEKQVAEQKVLIEQLQKAVAEGGGVVTPPTTPTVPGDLPSVVYTTTNSVKVHSGASRDYKVLATFGANKGLTVIDQHKSASGVWYRVEISAAVKGWVFSGDVSTTKPTDYIPTNVITKQAVNVRKGATTNYASIELVAKGTSLKYLGSFKNASGETWYNVQTAKGTKGWVLSTLTEVK; encoded by the coding sequence ATGAAAAAGAAATTTTTAGCAACTATTGGTGCAGTACTTGGTTTAAGCTTACTTATCTCCATCAATATTCCAACATCAACAAAAGCGGACTCTAACTTATTGTTAGCTTCAGTTGAATGGGTACAAGCACAGTTAAATCCAATACAAACAAAAGTAACATCACTTGAAAAACAAGTTGCAGAACAAAAAGTTTTAATCGAACAATTACAAAAAGCGGTTGCAGAAGGTGGAGGCGTAGTGACACCACCGACGACTCCTACAGTACCTGGTGATTTACCATCAGTAGTCTATACAACTACTAATAGTGTAAAAGTGCATAGCGGAGCAAGTCGTGACTATAAAGTTTTAGCTACTTTTGGAGCAAATAAAGGATTAACAGTTATTGACCAACACAAATCTGCTTCTGGAGTATGGTATCGTGTTGAAATTTCAGCTGCTGTAAAAGGCTGGGTATTCTCAGGTGACGTTTCAACAACAAAGCCTACTGATTATATACCCACAAATGTAATAACTAAACAAGCTGTGAATGTAAGAAAAGGTGCAACTACAAATTATGCATCTATTGAACTAGTTGCAAAAGGTACATCATTAAAATATTTAGGCTCTTTCAAAAATGCTTCTGGTGAAACTTGGTACAATGTGCAAACCGCAAAAGGTACAAAAGGTTGGGTGCTAAGTACGCTAACTGAGGTGAAGTAA
- a CDS encoding SH3 domain-containing protein — protein sequence MKKVIASSVLATSVLLPMNVFVSTPLSTYAASNEIVASNQLIGKKAILTEDNVNIRIGAGTEFNSITKVNTDQIVSILATEKNSKGEIWYKVSFNSTEGWIISDYLQVEMTTVTTTEPDFVGTTQVIGKSASEMRSGATTSYKVVATIPTRTSLEVLDSFTNAQKEVWFNVEFEGKKGWVKSDLFSLNTAAGQAPTTAVKSSSITNGTSYVGTTQVIGKSASNMRSGATTSYKVVETIPAGTSLKILNAFTNANKEVWFNVEYKGKKGWVTSDLFALKATAGQTATSKKVVNQTTIHKGATKNYTVVSTAKPGTTLVIHEEFTNAYKEKWMQVTYAPGKKGWISSSAFEDTSIANKTVLRKSTVHSGATNSYKTVATINVGTKLPIHQEFTNAAKEKWYQVTYAAAKKGWISASAFESVSSTPGEDETPPVDGNEHVIEDTHLKVSVAVANMRSGPGLNFEVVTQSKMNDSFLSPEYAVDAVGEKWFKVSTTSGDAWLHQSVITLEDSSVDVPDYGDSGVIQRYNALVYADSTFNSKVIVGLAKNTSFTILSQKVTDGTVWLQISTANGQVGWIPDFEVNVNIPTKYGTKTSTVYNGASATAKKVDTIYLSSPVRVLRTLNGWVNIETQNQKRGWIQASVLSDASPISLTNGRTEVRNGQNYLVWSKPSKFNISYSIPAKNVLKVSGNLSQINEIKSKVTGVDSMKVEKVSGGTSVLTITFNPNYTYTIRDYDKELTIKVVPKGLAGKKIILDAGHGAKDPGAVGPNKTKEKDVTLATAKALKAELEAAGAEVVLTRSTDVFLELKQRTDIANKSDYDAFISIHADAFAATSKGTTTYYNASVNFNGPKSYTLAKSVQADLVKAIGTYNRGVKQESFYVNRMNELPSVLVELAFISNPTEEAQLKTAKFQKNAAIGIRKGLENYFNQ from the coding sequence ATGAAAAAAGTAATTGCATCTTCTGTTTTAGCAACTTCTGTCCTTTTGCCAATGAATGTTTTCGTGAGCACTCCACTCTCCACATATGCTGCTTCGAATGAAATTGTCGCATCTAATCAACTTATCGGGAAAAAGGCAATACTTACCGAAGATAATGTCAATATTAGAATTGGAGCAGGAACCGAGTTTAATAGTATTACGAAAGTAAATACTGACCAAATTGTTTCCATTCTTGCAACTGAAAAAAATAGTAAAGGCGAGATATGGTACAAAGTTTCTTTTAATTCTACAGAAGGTTGGATTATTAGTGACTATTTACAAGTAGAAATGACTACTGTAACAACTACTGAGCCGGACTTTGTAGGAACTACTCAAGTTATCGGTAAAAGTGCTTCGGAAATGAGAAGTGGTGCCACAACTTCTTATAAAGTAGTTGCTACGATTCCAACACGAACTTCATTAGAAGTATTAGATTCTTTCACGAATGCTCAAAAGGAAGTTTGGTTCAATGTTGAATTTGAAGGTAAAAAAGGTTGGGTGAAGTCCGATTTATTTTCGTTGAATACTGCAGCTGGACAAGCTCCAACGACCGCAGTAAAAAGTAGTTCAATCACTAATGGAACTAGTTATGTAGGAACAACTCAAGTTATCGGTAAAAGTGCTTCTAATATGAGAAGTGGTGCAACTACATCTTATAAAGTAGTTGAAACTATTCCAGCAGGCACTTCATTGAAGATACTTAATGCATTCACGAATGCGAATAAAGAAGTTTGGTTCAATGTAGAATATAAAGGTAAAAAAGGTTGGGTAACATCTGATTTATTTGCTTTGAAAGCAACTGCGGGACAAACTGCTACTTCGAAAAAAGTTGTTAATCAAACGACAATTCATAAAGGAGCAACTAAAAATTATACGGTTGTCTCTACTGCGAAACCAGGAACGACATTAGTGATCCACGAAGAGTTCACAAATGCTTACAAGGAAAAATGGATGCAGGTAACTTATGCTCCAGGGAAAAAAGGTTGGATCAGCTCATCTGCTTTTGAAGATACATCTATTGCAAATAAAACAGTTCTTAGAAAATCTACTGTCCATTCTGGTGCTACAAATAGCTATAAAACAGTTGCTACGATAAATGTAGGAACTAAATTACCTATACATCAAGAGTTTACAAATGCAGCAAAAGAAAAATGGTATCAAGTAACATATGCAGCAGCTAAAAAAGGATGGATTTCAGCATCTGCATTTGAAAGTGTTTCATCAACTCCAGGAGAAGATGAAACTCCACCAGTGGATGGAAATGAACATGTAATAGAAGACACGCATTTGAAAGTCTCCGTTGCGGTTGCAAATATGCGTTCAGGCCCAGGATTAAACTTTGAAGTTGTTACACAATCAAAAATGAATGACTCATTCCTTTCACCGGAATATGCTGTGGATGCTGTAGGTGAAAAGTGGTTTAAAGTAAGTACTACTAGTGGTGATGCATGGTTACATCAATCTGTTATTACTTTAGAAGACTCATCTGTTGATGTACCGGATTATGGAGACAGTGGGGTAATTCAGCGTTATAATGCCCTAGTTTATGCAGATAGCACTTTCAATTCTAAAGTCATCGTAGGATTAGCCAAAAACACATCCTTCACAATCCTAAGTCAGAAAGTGACTGATGGCACTGTTTGGCTTCAGATAAGTACAGCAAATGGACAAGTAGGATGGATCCCAGATTTTGAAGTAAATGTAAACATCCCTACAAAATACGGCACTAAAACATCTACAGTTTATAATGGTGCAAGTGCTACTGCGAAAAAGGTTGATACTATTTATTTAAGCTCACCTGTTCGCGTATTACGCACATTAAATGGCTGGGTAAATATTGAAACACAAAACCAAAAACGTGGTTGGATTCAAGCGTCGGTTTTATCAGATGCATCTCCAATTTCTTTGACAAATGGACGAACAGAAGTACGCAATGGTCAAAACTATCTTGTATGGTCCAAACCATCTAAATTTAATATTTCTTATTCAATTCCAGCTAAAAATGTTTTAAAGGTATCTGGTAATCTATCACAAATTAATGAGATAAAATCGAAGGTTACTGGCGTTGACAGTATGAAAGTAGAAAAGGTTTCTGGAGGTACATCAGTATTAACAATTACCTTCAACCCTAATTATACTTACACAATCCGTGACTATGATAAAGAACTAACGATTAAAGTAGTTCCTAAAGGACTAGCTGGGAAGAAAATTATTTTAGACGCTGGACATGGCGCTAAAGATCCTGGTGCTGTAGGTCCGAATAAGACAAAAGAAAAAGATGTTACATTGGCAACAGCAAAAGCTTTAAAAGCAGAATTAGAGGCAGCAGGTGCTGAAGTTGTACTCACAAGAAGTACGGATGTTTTCCTAGAGTTGAAACAACGTACTGATATTGCTAATAAATCTGATTATGATGCTTTTATTAGTATTCATGCAGATGCTTTCGCTGCTACTTCTAAAGGAACAACGACATATTACAACGCTTCAGTAAACTTTAATGGACCAAAAAGTTATACACTTGCAAAAAGTGTTCAAGCCGATCTTGTAAAAGCTATCGGAACATATAATAGAGGGGTAAAACAAGAATCCTTCTATGTAAATCGTATGAATGAGTTACCTTCCGTTTTAGTAGAGTTAGCATTTATCTCTAATCCAACTGAAGAAGCACAATTAAAAACAGCTAAGTTTCAAAAAAATGCGGCAATCGGAATTCGTAAAGGATTAGAAAACTATTTTAATCAGTAA
- a CDS encoding LCP family protein, whose translation MATSRRTKRKSKTKRKVLYTVLTVCMLLLSSVIVFAINLSLETKNATSKMYEPLDSEKEAKDDTTKKFENAKAEDSAFTILLAGIENQEKAKYGRADVLIVATINPKTEKISMVSLPRDMKVYIPDLGYKDKINHSYANGGINYTVNTVEELLDIPIDYYVSTDFQGFEDIVDTVGGVDVEVPFTFKAQLTGSLKWKTYTEGPMYLNGNEALAYVRMRKKDPQGDMGRNLRQKQVIEEIINKGTSISNITKIDDMIGDVGNNVKTNIPTSEYFSLIKMYQKIKSSPIEQLQIEGDNDTSSGYYYFIPREDSLEEVKNQLKLNLDDFGQNASSETNNKTTQVNDLSIGK comes from the coding sequence ATGGCTACTTCACGTCGAACAAAACGTAAATCAAAGACCAAAAGAAAAGTTTTATATACAGTATTAACCGTTTGTATGCTATTGTTGTCGTCTGTCATCGTTTTTGCTATTAATTTATCTCTCGAGACAAAAAATGCAACCTCTAAAATGTATGAACCTCTTGATAGTGAAAAAGAAGCAAAAGATGATACAACAAAGAAATTTGAAAATGCGAAAGCCGAAGACTCCGCGTTTACAATTTTATTAGCAGGGATTGAAAATCAAGAAAAAGCAAAATATGGTCGTGCAGATGTACTTATCGTGGCAACCATCAATCCAAAGACCGAAAAAATATCTATGGTAAGCCTTCCTCGAGATATGAAAGTTTATATCCCGGATCTCGGCTACAAAGATAAAATAAATCATTCGTATGCGAATGGTGGTATAAACTATACTGTTAATACAGTAGAAGAATTGCTTGATATTCCTATTGATTATTATGTTTCAACCGACTTCCAGGGGTTTGAAGACATCGTTGATACAGTAGGGGGAGTAGATGTAGAGGTTCCATTTACATTTAAGGCTCAGCTTACAGGTAGTTTAAAATGGAAGACGTACACAGAAGGTCCAATGTATTTAAATGGAAATGAAGCGCTTGCTTATGTGCGTATGCGTAAAAAAGATCCTCAAGGTGATATGGGACGTAATCTTCGTCAGAAACAAGTCATCGAGGAGATCATCAACAAAGGCACAAGCATAAGTAATATTACAAAAATTGACGACATGATCGGTGATGTCGGAAACAATGTAAAGACGAACATTCCTACTTCTGAATACTTCAGTCTTATTAAAATGTATCAAAAGATTAAGTCTTCTCCAATTGAGCAGTTACAAATAGAAGGCGATAACGATACAAGTAGTGGATATTATTATTTCATTCCAAGAGAAGATTCTCTGGAAGAGGTAAAAAATCAACTCAAACTTAATTTAGATGACTTCGGACAAAATGCATCAAGTGAAACAAATAATAAAACAACGCAAGTAAATGATTTATCAATAGGCAAATGA
- a CDS encoding glycosyltransferase family 4 protein: MRIVYLCQHFPPETGAPQIRVYEVSKELLAQGHDIQVVTAFPHHPHGIIPDEYKGKKYEFEKWDGIPVHRTWIYPSKKGTFWKRLVSYFSFTFSSFYGLMKAGKVDVIIVNSPPIFLGLTGLLSAKLKGAKFVFNVADVWPESAVKLGLVNNKFFIKLAEILESFLYKHSWKIATATDGIRSYIMNHSQPADKVFVLPNGVNTNFFQPAERNAEYVEKFNLQDKFVFSYGGNLGYAQGLEFILYAAKKMQDIAPDVHFLIAGAGPEEEKLHQLKEELGLLNMTFLGHLPLKEMPKLFSVTDVSIVPLRDLELFEGARPSKIFPAASSGVPVLYCGKGESAEIVSKNGIGLVAMPENVDSIATTMFEFVELKEEERREMQENGRKLAINEYSWSSIVKDLLHNLTK, encoded by the coding sequence ATGCGTATTGTATATTTGTGTCAACACTTTCCACCTGAAACAGGTGCTCCGCAAATCCGTGTATATGAGGTAAGTAAAGAACTGCTAGCTCAAGGGCATGATATCCAAGTAGTGACTGCTTTTCCTCATCATCCACACGGTATAATTCCGGATGAATATAAGGGAAAAAAATATGAATTTGAAAAATGGGACGGTATTCCAGTACATCGTACATGGATTTATCCATCTAAAAAGGGAACATTTTGGAAGCGCTTAGTTTCTTATTTTTCATTTACATTTAGCTCATTTTACGGTTTAATGAAAGCTGGAAAAGTAGATGTCATCATAGTAAACTCTCCTCCCATCTTTTTAGGATTGACTGGTTTATTGAGTGCGAAACTAAAAGGTGCGAAGTTTGTATTTAATGTGGCAGATGTTTGGCCAGAATCAGCAGTGAAGCTAGGACTCGTTAATAACAAGTTTTTTATCAAACTTGCGGAGATTTTAGAATCCTTCCTTTATAAACATTCCTGGAAAATAGCAACAGCAACTGATGGTATTAGATCGTATATTATGAATCATTCGCAGCCTGCGGACAAAGTATTTGTATTGCCAAATGGCGTAAATACAAACTTCTTTCAACCTGCAGAAAGAAATGCGGAATATGTTGAAAAATTTAATTTACAAGATAAATTTGTATTTTCTTATGGTGGAAACTTAGGATATGCACAAGGTTTGGAGTTTATTTTATATGCTGCTAAAAAAATGCAGGATATTGCTCCAGACGTACATTTCTTAATTGCAGGTGCTGGACCTGAGGAAGAAAAACTACATCAGCTTAAAGAAGAACTTGGTCTTTTGAATATGACATTTTTAGGACATCTTCCTTTAAAAGAAATGCCAAAACTATTTTCTGTTACAGACGTTAGTATAGTTCCATTACGGGATTTAGAGTTATTTGAAGGTGCTCGCCCGTCTAAAATTTTCCCAGCGGCTTCTTCAGGTGTACCTGTTCTGTATTGTGGTAAAGGGGAAAGTGCAGAAATTGTATCTAAAAATGGTATTGGTTTAGTTGCAATGCCTGAAAACGTCGATTCTATTGCTACTACGATGTTTGAGTTTGTCGAATTAAAAGAAGAAGAAAGAAGGGAAATGCAGGAGAATGGTCGGAAACTAGCAATTAATGAATATAGCTGGTCATCTATTGTCAAAGATCTTTTGCACAACCTTACTAAATAG
- the galU gene encoding UTP--glucose-1-phosphate uridylyltransferase GalU has protein sequence MIKKAVIPAAGFGTRFLPATKALPKEMLPIVDKPNLQYIIEEAIASGIEDIIIVTGRNKKSMEDHFDKSIELELLLKKTGKLELLETVENISNLVDIHYMRQKEPLGLGHAILCTKKFIGNEPFAVLLPDDIIDAEVPALKQMINKYEQVESSILGVNEVPTEDVNKYGIVDYSEAENDLFSVKRLVEKPSIENAPSNQAIVGRYILTPGIFEELEKVQPDAKGEIQLTDAIDSLLRKESIYSYIFEGKRYDVGDKFGFLQATFDFALKRDDLKEPLLAYLKNKLKE, from the coding sequence ATGATTAAAAAAGCGGTTATTCCTGCAGCAGGATTTGGAACTCGTTTCCTTCCTGCAACAAAAGCATTGCCAAAAGAAATGCTACCAATTGTAGATAAACCAAATTTACAATATATTATTGAAGAAGCAATCGCTTCTGGAATTGAAGATATTATTATTGTGACCGGTCGTAATAAAAAATCGATGGAAGATCATTTTGATAAATCGATTGAATTGGAATTGCTTTTGAAAAAAACAGGTAAACTAGAGTTACTTGAAACAGTAGAAAACATTTCTAACTTAGTGGACATACATTATATGCGTCAAAAAGAGCCACTTGGATTAGGACATGCTATTCTGTGCACGAAAAAGTTTATCGGTAATGAACCATTTGCTGTTTTACTTCCAGATGACATTATTGATGCAGAAGTTCCTGCATTAAAACAAATGATTAATAAGTATGAACAGGTAGAAAGCAGTATTCTTGGGGTTAATGAAGTGCCGACAGAAGATGTCAACAAGTACGGAATTGTAGACTATAGTGAAGCAGAAAATGATTTATTTTCAGTGAAACGATTAGTTGAAAAACCTTCTATTGAAAATGCACCATCCAACCAAGCTATTGTTGGACGCTATATTTTAACACCAGGTATATTTGAAGAGTTGGAAAAAGTACAACCAGATGCAAAAGGTGAAATTCAGTTAACTGATGCAATTGATTCATTACTAAGAAAAGAATCTATTTACTCTTACATATTCGAAGGAAAACGATATGACGTTGGAGATAAATTTGGATTTTTACAAGCAACATTTGACTTTGCATTGAAGCGTGACGATTTAAAAGAACCGTTACTTGCTTATTTGAAGAATAAATTGAAAGAATAA
- a CDS encoding glycosyltransferase, with product MKIALLAPSKSIHTQKWALFYQSQGIEVKVYTFKDHYSEDNAKLIPTEILPKVLPGKASYLAAAPALKKMLKDWNPDILHSHFVSSYGLLGAMVNYKKYFVSVWGKDIFVFPKKGRLNKMLIEFTLSKATAICSTSRVMAKETNLYTNRPVEVTPFGVDIEQFYPSEEVAEADEKIIVGTVKALEDKYGIADLVRGFALFHKEFPNSELIITGDGPQRAEYEQIAKDLGIDEVTTFTGKVPNTEVPNVIRKMSIFAVPSTEDSESFGVAAVEAMACGVPVVVSNVGGLPEVVVQDVTGIVTDKNSPDQLAAAFKKLARNSDLRASMGKAGVDHVKENYSWIDNAHYMLSLYNKY from the coding sequence ATGAAAATAGCATTATTAGCTCCAAGTAAATCAATTCATACACAAAAATGGGCTTTGTTTTATCAGTCACAAGGTATTGAAGTAAAAGTGTATACATTTAAAGATCATTACTCTGAAGACAATGCTAAACTAATACCTACAGAAATTTTACCAAAAGTATTACCTGGTAAAGCTTCCTACTTGGCAGCAGCACCAGCCTTGAAAAAGATGCTAAAAGATTGGAATCCAGATATTTTACACTCACACTTTGTATCAAGCTACGGCTTATTAGGTGCGATGGTTAACTATAAAAAGTATTTTGTGTCAGTGTGGGGAAAAGATATTTTTGTATTCCCTAAAAAAGGCAGATTAAATAAAATGCTAATCGAATTTACGTTAAGTAAAGCAACTGCTATTTGTTCCACAAGTCGTGTTATGGCGAAAGAAACTAATCTATACACAAATCGTCCAGTAGAAGTAACTCCTTTTGGTGTAGATATTGAACAATTTTACCCTTCTGAAGAAGTAGCTGAAGCGGACGAAAAAATTATCGTTGGGACAGTTAAAGCTTTAGAAGACAAATATGGTATAGCCGATTTAGTAAGAGGCTTTGCGTTGTTCCATAAGGAATTTCCGAATTCTGAGCTTATTATTACAGGAGACGGCCCTCAAAGAGCTGAATATGAGCAAATTGCAAAAGATTTAGGTATTGATGAGGTTACAACCTTCACTGGAAAAGTACCGAATACGGAAGTACCTAATGTCATTCGTAAAATGTCTATTTTTGCTGTTCCTTCTACAGAGGATAGTGAAAGCTTCGGTGTAGCAGCAGTTGAGGCAATGGCCTGTGGTGTACCGGTTGTTGTTTCCAATGTTGGCGGCTTGCCAGAAGTAGTCGTTCAAGACGTAACTGGCATCGTAACGGATAAAAACAGTCCAGATCAGCTAGCAGCAGCATTTAAAAAGCTAGCTAGAAATAGTGACCTTAGAGCTTCAATGGGTAAAGCTGGAGTGGACCATGTAAAAGAAAATTATAGCTGGATAGATAATGCGCATTATATGCTTTCTTTATATAATAAATATTGA
- a CDS encoding glycosyltransferase, whose translation MKNIIIYYPFTVASNPKSGSALRPVEMMKAFEVYAKKYELEMIVISGTSKERRVLWNKIVEEKKHEQTLFCYSENQTIPLWLTDPGHKPQDWKIDKDVFQTLKNLNVPIGVFYRDVYWKFDELYSLKGLKKFVMQTIYKMEEKFYEKYVHTIFLPSDAMGQYVNIRTEKMALPPGGRFTEIRVNTNEIQQPFKGIYVGGINNVDYGLPTLVDAYNLLNKDSVLGELIIVCREDEFGQLSKEDKEKINKDYISLKHVSGAELQQVYEEVDFAFIPRKRSIYNDFAVPIKLVEYLTAGLPIIATNCSAQEDFIQSGPYGVITTDDAEGLVQGMQSIKPHFSTYKRNIQQSFLQKHAWNERAEQAAHALIGGIK comes from the coding sequence ATGAAGAATATAATTATCTATTATCCTTTTACAGTCGCTTCCAACCCAAAAAGTGGCTCTGCATTACGACCAGTTGAAATGATGAAGGCATTTGAAGTATATGCAAAAAAGTATGAACTTGAAATGATTGTTATATCTGGAACTAGTAAAGAAAGACGTGTGCTTTGGAACAAGATTGTTGAAGAGAAAAAACACGAGCAAACATTGTTTTGCTATTCGGAAAACCAAACGATTCCTCTTTGGCTAACCGATCCAGGTCATAAACCACAGGATTGGAAAATAGATAAAGATGTATTTCAAACGTTGAAGAATCTTAATGTACCAATCGGTGTTTTTTATCGAGATGTCTATTGGAAGTTTGACGAACTTTATTCATTAAAAGGGTTGAAAAAATTCGTCATGCAAACTATTTATAAAATGGAAGAAAAATTTTACGAAAAATATGTGCATACAATTTTTTTACCAAGCGATGCTATGGGTCAGTATGTAAATATACGCACTGAGAAAATGGCACTTCCACCAGGTGGACGGTTTACTGAAATTCGTGTAAATACAAATGAGATTCAACAACCGTTTAAGGGAATCTATGTTGGTGGCATTAACAATGTGGATTATGGATTGCCAACTCTAGTAGATGCTTACAATCTGTTAAATAAAGACAGTGTATTAGGTGAATTAATAATTGTTTGTCGTGAAGATGAGTTTGGCCAATTAAGTAAAGAAGATAAAGAAAAGATAAACAAAGATTATATTTCATTAAAGCATGTTAGTGGTGCAGAACTACAACAAGTATATGAAGAAGTAGACTTTGCCTTTATTCCTCGAAAAAGATCAATCTACAATGATTTTGCTGTTCCGATAAAACTAGTGGAATATTTAACTGCAGGTCTACCAATTATCGCAACAAATTGTTCCGCACAAGAAGACTTTATCCAGTCAGGTCCATATGGAGTTATTACGACCGACGATGCAGAAGGACTCGTTCAAGGAATGCAATCAATCAAACCACATTTTTCAACATATAAAAGAAATATTCAACAATCGTTTTTACAGAAGCATGCATGGAATGAACGTGCCGAACAAGCGGCGCATGCGCTGATAGGAGGCATAAAATGA
- a CDS encoding oligosaccharide repeat unit polymerase: MISIIYYYSFLISSYIGGLLIALGIDDYYMIKRMDHEEYRIIGFVLLTILMILFPLTQLVVGRLFGFNAQLEFERYLHEPVRTSVDKNKRIFQLAFTALAAISVLAVAYTLLKTHSVPFFELLKGNTEDLAKMRIDASRGFSGNVYIRNIFAIALTPILSIIAYVYAIQTREIIWKTLFFTLFIFSVLISTYDLAKSPIFFYVIMLILTRVFSNSLKLNWKKISGYLIAGAILLIGMYIAIQGVTEVESFLAYNTGPIGRIILAQISPFFLHLDSFSHSLSLLEAKGLPSFIIGFFDMEQVRSARMMMENVFPENVDKGTGGVLNTIFLGEAFATYGYFGVIAAIIYVAAIIQIIYMLFLRLRKTPVVIALFVYFTINIPRTLVGGVSDFLFNPIWIMTTVVLAGLYILEQYFTVIWSFLMSKVKKKRVKA, from the coding sequence ATGATTTCTATAATATATTATTATTCATTCCTTATCTCCAGTTATATTGGCGGATTATTAATCGCATTAGGAATAGATGATTATTATATGATCAAAAGAATGGACCATGAGGAATATCGGATCATTGGATTTGTTTTATTGACGATATTAATGATTTTGTTCCCACTTACGCAGCTAGTTGTAGGGAGACTTTTTGGTTTTAATGCACAATTAGAATTTGAACGATACCTACATGAACCCGTTCGTACAAGTGTAGATAAGAATAAGAGAATATTTCAGCTTGCATTTACTGCTCTTGCTGCAATATCTGTTTTAGCTGTTGCTTATACTTTATTAAAGACGCATTCAGTTCCTTTTTTTGAACTATTAAAGGGAAATACAGAGGATCTTGCTAAGATGCGTATTGATGCATCAAGAGGGTTTAGTGGAAACGTGTACATCCGGAATATCTTTGCTATTGCTTTAACGCCAATACTATCGATCATTGCGTATGTATATGCAATTCAAACAAGAGAAATAATTTGGAAGACACTATTTTTTACGCTTTTCATATTTTCAGTATTAATTTCTACATATGATTTAGCTAAATCTCCAATTTTCTTTTATGTCATCATGTTAATACTTACGAGAGTTTTTTCAAATAGCTTAAAACTTAATTGGAAAAAGATAAGTGGTTACCTTATTGCTGGTGCTATACTTTTAATCGGTATGTATATTGCTATACAAGGAGTGACAGAGGTAGAAAGCTTTTTAGCTTATAATACTGGTCCAATCGGAAGAATAATCTTGGCGCAAATCTCGCCTTTTTTCTTACATTTGGATTCGTTCTCTCATTCACTATCTTTACTAGAAGCAAAAGGACTTCCTTCTTTTATCATTGGCTTTTTTGATATGGAACAAGTTCGTTCTGCTCGAATGATGATGGAAAACGTTTTTCCTGAGAACGTGGATAAAGGAACTGGTGGAGTATTAAATACAATATTCTTAGGAGAAGCTTTTGCTACTTATGGATATTTTGGTGTCATTGCTGCAATTATTTACGTTGCGGCAATCATTCAAATCATTTATATGCTCTTTTTGAGATTAAGAAAAACACCAGTTGTCATCGCATTATTTGTATATTTTACAATTAATATTCCAAGAACTCTTGTCGGTGGGGTTTCCGATTTCTTATTTAACCCTATTTGGATTATGACGACAGTTGTTTTAGCTGGATTATATATTTTAGAACAATACTTTACGGTAATATGGAGTTTTCTGATGAGCAAAGTGAAGAAGAAAAGAGTGAAGGCATGA